DNA sequence from the Methanothermobacter thermautotrophicus genome:
CGAGGGTTGTTTCAATGAACCTCGCAGCACCTATCAGGACAACGGATGCGTAGAGGGGCATCCCAAGAAAGATTATGGTCCCGCCAAAGTACTGAAGGAATCTGCTGTTAAATCTTCTCCCCAGGAATTCCGGGAATGTGAGGGCCAGCATGTTATGGCCCATCTTCCTTGTGCGCTTACCAAAGAACACAAATGCAATGAATATACCGACAAGTATGTTGAGGAACACCAGCCAGAGTATACCCATCCCGAAGACACCTGCCATGCCGCCGAAGCCGACGATGGCAGCCGTGCTTATGAAGGTTGCGCCATAGCTCATGGCCATGATGTAGGGATGGGTCCTTCTACCGGCCACCATGTAGTCCTCCGAGGTCTCTGTCCTTCTCCATGCCACGTATCCGACGTAGCCCACAAGAAGGAAGTAGATGAGAACAACGATACCTAGTATTAAAAGATCCATTCAACATCCTCCTTTATAATCCATCAAATTATAATTAATGATAATGACAGTTAACATATAAGTCTTTAGAGACAGAAAAAACAAGAAAGCTCATCGAAGGAGATCGAAATGATATGGAACCCTGAAGCCGAATGTATGAGTCAGGAAGAAAAACAGGAATTGCAGCTCAGGAGGCTCCAGAATACAGTTGAAAGAGCCTACGAAAACGTGCCCTACTACAATAAGCGTCTGAACGAGGCAGGAGTATTTCCGGAGGATATAGAAACCCTTGATGACATAGAGAAGCTCCCCTTCACCACCAAAAATGATCTCAGGGAGGCCTACCCCTTCGGCATGTTCGCAGTACCCGATGAGGAGATAGTGGAGGTTCACACCTCATCAGGGACAACAGGTAAACCCGTTGTATCAGGTTACACCAGCAGGGACCTTGAAATATGGTCTGAGGTTATGGCGAGGGCCCTGACAATGGGGATGGCCACAAGGAAGGACCGTATACAGAACTGCTACGGCTACGGGCTATTCACCGGAGGTCTGGGTGTTCACTACGGCGCCCAGAAGATCGGGGCCACGGTGATCCCCATCTCAGCGGGTAACACCAAGCGCCAGATTGAGATCATGCAGGACTTTGGCACCACAGTGATAACATGCACTCCATCCTATGCACTCTACCTTGCAGAGGTCCTTGAGAAGGAGGGTGTGGATATCAGTGAACTGAACCTGAAATCAGGGATATTCGGTGCAGAGATGTGGACCGAGGAGATGAGGAAAACCATAGAGGAAAGGC
Encoded proteins:
- a CDS encoding phenylacetate--CoA ligase, with product MIWNPEAECMSQEEKQELQLRRLQNTVERAYENVPYYNKRLNEAGVFPEDIETLDDIEKLPFTTKNDLREAYPFGMFAVPDEEIVEVHTSSGTTGKPVVSGYTSRDLEIWSEVMARALTMGMATRKDRIQNCYGYGLFTGGLGVHYGAQKIGATVIPISAGNTKRQIEIMQDFGTTVITCTPSYALYLAEVLEKEGVDISELNLKSGIFGAEMWTEEMRKTIEERLGLTALNIYGLTEIIGPGVAMECTEKRGLHIAEDHFYPEIIDPKTGEKLPHGTKGELVLTTLTREGMPVLRFRTKDITALRGGECGCGRTLVRMDRITGRSDDMLKIRGVIVFPSQIERALLKIKGLEPHYQIVVTRPEFLDELEVQVEASPDLFSDEVKHVEEAKRMIEKHIHSEIGLRVNVTLVEPGSLPRSEGKAIRVIDKRKFD